A region from the Desulfomarina profundi genome encodes:
- a CDS encoding fumarylacetoacetate hydrolase family protein: protein MSLFLPVKGGGEIAVKPSKIICLGLNYLEHIRESESVNVQNFTDEIPTEPVLFPKMPNVLIAPEEPIILPSFLHEYDFQDLRTDYEGELAIIVKDRIKNLKEAEAFDHIFGFTCFNDVSQRNLQRSDKSGWFRGKSLDTFGPIGPVVVPPGLIGDVQDLQIETRLNGRVVQQSNTSRMIFSVEQIMAFVSRNFTMEPGDIIVTGTPSGVGPLQDGDVVEVEIEGIGLLRNPVRNE, encoded by the coding sequence ATGTCTTTATTTCTGCCGGTAAAAGGTGGTGGTGAGATTGCAGTCAAACCATCAAAAATAATTTGTCTCGGCCTGAACTACCTGGAACATATCAGGGAAAGCGAGTCGGTGAATGTTCAGAATTTTACGGATGAAATTCCCACGGAGCCTGTTCTCTTTCCCAAGATGCCCAATGTGCTTATCGCGCCCGAAGAACCGATTATTCTGCCCTCTTTCCTCCATGAGTATGATTTCCAGGATCTCAGAACCGATTATGAGGGAGAATTGGCGATTATTGTCAAGGATCGGATAAAAAACCTGAAGGAGGCAGAAGCGTTTGATCATATCTTCGGGTTTACCTGTTTTAATGATGTCAGTCAGCGAAATCTGCAGCGTTCGGATAAGTCTGGTTGGTTCCGCGGTAAATCCCTTGATACTTTCGGACCCATTGGTCCTGTTGTTGTACCGCCCGGGCTGATAGGTGATGTGCAGGATCTGCAGATTGAAACCAGGTTGAACGGCAGAGTTGTTCAGCAATCAAATACGAGCCGGATGATTTTTTCCGTGGAACAGATCATGGCCTTTGTTTCCAGGAATTTCACCATGGAACCGGGAGATATAATTGTCACCGGTACACCCAGCGGGGTCGGGCCGCTTCAGGATGGGGATGTGGTGGAAGTTGAGATCGAGGGAATTGGCCTGTTGCGGAATCCTGTCAGGAATGAGTAG